DNA sequence from the Campylobacter concisus genome:
AGCGGACAGATCATTGAGATCGGTGCAATAAAAATGAAAAATGGCGTTGAGATAGGGCGTTTTGAAAGCTTTGTGGCAGCTAATGAGGTGCCTGAAAATATCACCGAGCTAACCGGTATAAAGGCTAGCGATTTAGTCGGTGCGCCAAATTTGCTAAATGTACTTGAGCGGTTCAAAATTTTTCTTGGAACTAGCGTCTTTATCGCGCACAACGTAAATTTTGACTACGGATTTATCTCTCATAGCCTAAATGAGATCGGCCTTGGCGTGTTGCTAAATAGAAAGCTTTGTACCATCGATCTTAGTCGCCGCACTATCGCTTCGCAAAAATACGGACTTGGCTCGCTAAAAGAGCTTCTTGGCATAAACAACACCCACCACAGAGCGTTAAATGACGCAATAGCTGCGGCTGAAATTTTTAAAGTTTGTCTCACGCGCCTACCTTTTAGTATCCAAACGACAGAGGATCTTATAAACTTTAGCAAAACAGCTCCAAGCGTGAAGCTAAAACCTGAACCGGTTTTGTGTGCGAATTAGTGATAAAAAATTATCCACTATCAATACAAAATTACTAAATTTAATCTTTTTTTTAAAAGCTTGTGGGCAGTTTGCTAAATTTTACAAAAAAGGAGACAAATGAGCCAGAAAAATTTAGTTTCAAATTTT
Encoded proteins:
- a CDS encoding 3'-5' exonuclease is translated as MKPKKQRLENSIEILARQNLSYHEFILRFSDIEEISSLIDVRDLDMWRTLGLDITRNEENEIELGTRFRDISEQEFCVVDIETTGGTTSGQIIEIGAIKMKNGVEIGRFESFVAANEVPENITELTGIKASDLVGAPNLLNVLERFKIFLGTSVFIAHNVNFDYGFISHSLNEIGLGVLLNRKLCTIDLSRRTIASQKYGLGSLKELLGINNTHHRALNDAIAAAEIFKVCLTRLPFSIQTTEDLINFSKTAPSVKLKPEPVLCAN